AACTTGAGGTGCGTCACCTTGGGCGCGGCGACGGTCCGTTCGAGCTCGAGCCCATGCAGATTGTCGCCGAGGCCATCGAACAGCCGCTCCCCGCTGCCGAGGAGGTTCGGTACGAGGTTGATCTCCATCTCGTCCACGAGGCCGGCCGCGAGGTACTGTTGCGCGGCCTTCGCTCCGCCGGCCAAGGACACATCCTTGCCGACGGCGGCCCGCCGCGCTTGCTCGAGCGCCGCTTCGATGCCGCCGGTGACGAACGTGAAGGTCGTTCCGCCTTCGAGCGTGAGCGGAGCGCGTGGGTGGTGCGTGAGCACGAACACGGGGTGATGGAACGGCGGATTGGCTCCCCACCAACCGCCCCAGGGCTTCTTGGCATCCCAAGGACCTGGGTGGCCACCGAACATGTTGCGTCCCATGATCGTCGCTCCGACGTTGGCAAGCGACTCCTCCACGACCGGCGTGCTCTCGTTGATCTCTCCGCCCTGGAGCCCGTGCATCCGTCTCCAGACCGCGAGCGGAATTACCCACTCGTGCAGGCGCGTTCCGCCGATCCCGAGCGGGTTGTCCACGCTCTGGTTGGGC
This sequence is a window from Candidatus Eisenbacteria bacterium. Protein-coding genes within it:
- a CDS encoding dihydrofolate reductase, which codes for MPKLRFTISMSLDGFVAGPNQSVDNPLGIGGTRLHEWVIPLAVWRRMHGLQGGEINESTPVVEESLANVGATIMGRNMFGGHPGPWDAKKPWGGWWGANPPFHHPVFVLTHHPRAPLTLEGGTTFTFVTGGIEAALEQARRAAVGKDVSLAGGAKAAQQYLAAGLVDEMEINLVPNLLGSGERLFDGLGDNLHGLELERTVAAPKVTHLKFGRR